In the genome of Terribacillus sp. FSL K6-0262, one region contains:
- a CDS encoding OFA family MFS transporter, translated as MKTETNRWLIVLGTIITQIGLGTIYTWSLFNQPLADAYGWSVSSVAITFSITSFALAVSTLFGGKLQDKFGIRKLVIFAGILLGAGLILSSLAASLWLIYLLAGVVVGFANGIAYITTLSNVIKWFPEKKGLISGISVGAFGTGSFVFKYINQALLSSAGVQGTFVIWGIAALILISGGAFFLKDAILPQETTAKAANKNYSIREMLHTKQAYILFVIFLTACMSGLYLIGIVKDAGMELAGLSAATAANAVAVVAICNTTGRVVLGALSDKVERLYLVAAGLLVTAGAVAVLSMVELSTTLFFVCVAAVAFFFGGNITVFPTIVADYFGLKNQSKNYGVIYQGFGIGALGGSFIASLLGGFQPTFIAIGVLCLISFLLAVTVRSPQQPAAAKGDRDRRRHSRPIPSQQH; from the coding sequence ATGAAAACGGAAACAAATCGCTGGCTGATTGTTCTCGGTACGATCATCACACAAATCGGCCTAGGTACTATATATACATGGAGTCTATTCAACCAGCCATTGGCTGATGCATATGGGTGGAGCGTCTCCTCTGTGGCAATCACCTTCTCCATCACGAGCTTCGCATTGGCAGTATCGACTCTTTTCGGTGGAAAGCTGCAGGATAAATTCGGTATCAGGAAGCTGGTCATCTTTGCCGGTATCCTGCTCGGAGCCGGTCTGATACTGAGCTCACTGGCTGCGTCACTTTGGCTTATCTATCTATTGGCAGGCGTGGTTGTCGGTTTTGCCAACGGCATTGCTTACATCACGACATTATCAAACGTCATCAAATGGTTCCCGGAAAAGAAAGGTCTCATATCCGGGATTTCGGTTGGTGCATTTGGGACAGGCAGCTTTGTCTTCAAATATATCAATCAAGCACTGCTCTCCTCTGCAGGCGTGCAAGGCACCTTCGTCATTTGGGGAATTGCAGCCCTCATCCTGATCAGCGGCGGGGCATTCTTCCTTAAAGACGCCATCCTGCCGCAGGAAACAACCGCTAAAGCGGCAAATAAGAATTACAGCATCAGGGAAATGCTGCATACAAAGCAGGCATACATCCTATTTGTCATCTTCCTGACAGCGTGTATGAGCGGCTTGTATTTGATCGGTATCGTCAAAGATGCCGGCATGGAACTCGCCGGCCTTTCTGCCGCAACAGCAGCTAACGCTGTCGCAGTCGTGGCCATCTGCAATACAACCGGCAGAGTCGTGCTGGGGGCATTGTCCGATAAGGTGGAACGGCTGTACTTGGTTGCAGCGGGCTTGCTTGTCACTGCCGGAGCTGTCGCAGTACTAAGCATGGTCGAACTATCCACAACACTGTTCTTTGTCTGTGTGGCAGCCGTTGCTTTCTTCTTCGGCGGAAATATCACAGTCTTCCCGACAATCGTTGCCGATTACTTCGGCTTGAAGAATCAGAGCAAAAACTACGGCGTGATTTATCAGGGCTTCGGTATCGGTGCGCTCGGCGGCTCCTTCATTGCATCATTGCTTGGCGGTTTCCAGCCGACATTCATAGCCATCGGTGTCCTTTGTCTCATTTCTTTCTTACTTGCAGTCACGGTTCGGAGCCCGCAGCAGCCTGCTGCTGCTAAAGGAGACCGCGATCGGAGACGGCATTCACGCCCTATTCCATCCCAGCAGCATTAA
- a CDS encoding LytTR family DNA-binding domain-containing protein yields MTLRAIIAEDEFPAQEELRYLIDTYSSIKVTDCFDDGLDVLKYFQEHTTDVLFLDINLPSLDGMMLAGSLAKFKHKPIIVFTTAYKEHAAKAFELEAFDYILKPYSEERVAAMLKKLESQHAPAEADRKETAEPPARLNVWKDEKIYVIDIHDIAYAEADEKQTNVHTKDEVYTYPGSISTFEQQLPTDRFFRCHRSYIVNTEKIHEILPWFHNTYLVKMKGLNEQIPVSRSKAKAFRQIMRL; encoded by the coding sequence ATGACGTTACGCGCAATCATTGCAGAGGATGAATTCCCGGCACAGGAAGAGCTGCGGTATTTGATTGATACTTACAGCTCCATCAAAGTGACAGACTGCTTCGATGATGGATTGGATGTGCTGAAATATTTCCAGGAACACACAACCGATGTCCTGTTCCTCGATATCAATCTGCCATCGCTTGATGGCATGATGCTGGCCGGAAGTCTGGCCAAATTCAAGCATAAACCGATCATCGTATTCACCACCGCCTACAAGGAGCATGCAGCCAAAGCATTCGAGTTGGAAGCATTCGACTATATATTAAAGCCATACAGCGAGGAACGGGTTGCAGCAATGCTTAAAAAGCTGGAATCGCAGCACGCCCCCGCCGAAGCAGACAGGAAGGAAACGGCAGAGCCGCCGGCACGGCTCAATGTTTGGAAAGATGAAAAGATCTATGTAATCGACATACACGATATCGCTTATGCCGAGGCAGATGAAAAACAGACGAATGTCCATACAAAGGATGAGGTATATACCTATCCCGGCTCCATCAGTACCTTCGAGCAGCAGCTTCCAACAGATAGATTTTTCCGCTGTCATCGTTCATATATTGTAAACACGGAGAAAATACACGAAATCCTGCCTTGGTTCCATAATACATATCTTGTCAAAATGAAGGGATTGAACGAGCAAATCCCGGTCAGCCGAAGCAAGGCAAAAGCATTCAGACAGATCATGCGCCTTTAA